CGCCGGCCGATACCCACACCAGCTCTCAGGCGGCGAGCAACAGCGGGTTGCACTCATCCGCGCGCTGTTGATGGATCCGGACCTCATCCTGGCTGATGAGGCGATTTCGGCACTCGACGTCTCGTTGCGCGTTGAAATGATGGATCTCATGCTCGAGTTACAGGAGCAGTTCGATACGTCGTTCGTCGCCGTGTCACACGACCTCTCGAACGCACGGTACTTCGCCTCACACGGCGATGGCCGGATCGGTGTGATGTATCTCGGTCGACTCGTCGAAGTCGGGCCGCCAGAGCAGATCATCAACAACCCGAAACACCCCTACACGAAGGTGCTTCGCTGGGCCACGCCGGACTTGCGGGCGGGTGCCGACGGTGGCGAGCCGCCGGTTCGAAAAATCGACATTCCGGACCCGAAGAATCCGCCAGCAGGCTGTCGATTCCACACGCGCTGCCCGAAAGCGCGTGAGGCGTGTCGTGGCGATACACAGCCACCGGCGTATCAGCTCAGCTCAGATCACAAGGTTGCGTGCTTCAGAGAGGATGACGGCCACGAGTACTGGTCGAGCAGTCCACTTCCGGGAACGGACGACGACCCCGACTCGACCGAGTCAGATGCTGCGTCATCCGTTTTGGACTGAGCACCAACGCGGCTAACTCGTTTGGCAGTGCCGGTACGAAGACTGGCATGTTGGTGCATATAATTTACTATTTTTAGAGTAAAAACTAATGTTTTATGTACTGGCTGCTGTAAGAGGGCGGTATGACCGAGCGAATCGAGTGTGATTCGAACGCGGAGACTGTCGCAGCGTTGCGATCCGAGCTGACGCTTTCGGAGAAAGTCGGGCAACTCGTTGGCACGTTTGTCGGGTCGATGGGTGATCGAGACATCTCTGTTGCTGATGCAAAATCGGAGGTCGTCGAAGACAACGTTGGCACCGTCGCGGCGTTTGGCATCGGTGTTTCTCGATATCACGACGCAGAACGCGTCGCCGAAATCGCGAACGAACTCCAGCGAACAGCACTCGAGGAGACCAGTCACGGAATCCCGCTCCTGTTGCCCGTTGATGCAGTTCACGGGCACGCGTACATTCACGACGCAACGGTGTTCCCTCACGGCCTCGGCGTCGCCGCAACGCGACATCCTGCGTATGCGCGGACGGCTGGCGAGATTACGGCGACTGAGATGCGAGCGACGGGTGCGAACGTGAACTATGGGCCAACGTCCGACGTGGCTCGAGACCAGCGTTGGGGACGAACGTTCGAAACGTACGGCGAGAGTCCGCTTCTGTGCGGGCGCTTCAGCGCGGCGGCGATTTCCGGGCTGGAATCGACGACTGACAGCCCGCGAGTCGCGGCGACGGCAAAACACTTCCCGGCCTACGGTGACTCGGCTGGTGGCGAAGACGCCGCCGTCGTGGACCGCTCGAGTACCACCATGTACAGTCAACTGCTCGCGCCGTTCGAGGACGCACTCGAGGAAGATCCCTCCATCGTGATGCCGTGTTACAACTCGATTGATGGCGAACCAGCCCACGGCTCGCGGCGGTATCTCACCGAACTGCTTCGTGAACGACTCGGCTTCGACGGGGTCGTCGTCTCCGACTGGGGCGGCGTCGATCATCTCCACGAAGACCACCGGGTGACAGCCTCCCAGCGCGGGTCGGCGAAACGGGCCGTCCAGGCCGGTCTCGATCAGGTCTCGGTTGGCCATGGCGAGTACGCTGCTCACCTCGAGTCGCTCGTTGAGGCGGGCGAACTCTCCGAAGAACGCATTGACGAAGCCGTCGACCGCATCCTCGCGCTGAAAGTCGATCTCGGATTGTTCGACGATCCGTTCGTCGACCACGAGCGAACGAGCGAGATCATTGGCCGGGACGATCACCGCGAGGCAGCCTACGAGACGGCCAAAGACTCCCAGACGCTCTTGAAAAACGAGGACGACCTGCTCCCGCTGTCGCCATCGCTCGAGTCAATCCTCGTTGCCGGACCGAACGCCGACTCGCTGCGCCACCAGTACGGCGGCTGGAGTGTCAAGCATCCAGAGGCGGACTCTGGAACGACCGTTCTCGAGGGCGTTCGAGACCGCGTCAGCGAGTCGACGACGGTTCGGTACGAACAGGGCGCGACGATGACCGAATCAGTCGATCCCGATGCGGTCAAATCCGCGGCGGCTGACTCGGACGTCGCTGTCGTCGTCTGTGGCGAGAACTGGTACTTCCATGAGTTCGGCCCGAACCAACTGGTCGGCGAGACTGGCGAGTTCCCGACGCGCTCGCAACTCGAGTTGCCACCCGCACAGCGGGAATTGCTCGAGACAGTTCACGCGACGGGGACGCCGACTGTTCTAGTGACCATCACGGGCCGTCCGCTCGCGATTTCGTGGGCCGACGAGCACATTCCAGCGATTCTCCAGTCGTACTACCCAGGCAGCGAGGGTGGCCGCGCTGTCGCGGACGTCCTGTTCGGCAAGCACAACCCCGCAGGCCGGCTTCCGATCAGCGTTCCACGGTCGGCCGAGCAGTTGCCCTCGAGATTTAATTACTACGCACACCCGACCCCAATCGGCGACGACGAGCATCCCGACACGTACGATCCACTGTACGAGTTCGGTCACGGTGAGAGCTACACCACCTTCGAGTGCTCGACCCTCGAGGTCGACGCCGACGAAATCGGGCCTGCCGAGTCCGTTCGGGCGACGATCACCGTCGAGAACACTGGCGACCGCGCCGGCGCTCGCGCGCTCGATTTCTTCCTGCGCGACGAGGTGAGTTCCATCGTCCGCCCAGTTCGTGAACACGTCGCCTTTACGCGTGTCTCGCTCGAGCCAGGCGAGTCGACGACCGTGTCGGTGACGATTCCGAACGCTGCACTCGCCGTGACCGACTCTCGAGGCCGCCGAACTGTCGAATCCGGGGCGTTCGAACTGACCTGCGAGGACTGTTCGACGACGTTCGAGGTTCGGTAGGGTCAGGCGCTGGTTCCAGAGACTGTCGCGCCGTATTTAAGGTTCGAAATCTGGGTTTCTCGTTTGTTGATGACCGGCAGCCAGTACAGAGTGACTGCGCTCGATTCGATTACACATGTGTATAGTATAATACTATGAATTTTGTTATATATTCCCCACTCGAGTCTGCCTTTGAGAGACAATAACGCGGGAAATCCGATTTAGACGGCCAGATGGGTGCATATACTGTTTCAGCGTAGATACCAACGGATTCTCTTTCAGGACGCGATATTTGGCTTTTTATTGTCTCTTATTCAGATTTCCACGCTCTCACTCGATGAGCGCATATTATATATGTTTCCTGTCTATTTCTATCTCCAATATGTATTTTGGTATGTTTATTTCACTCTCGAGCAGTCACGGCCACTGATAACTACTGAACGTGTGAAGCCGGGCGACTATAGCGGGGGAGTCGGCTAGTCGAGCGTACGACGAATGGGACGAAAGTACGTCCGCGACCTGCGGTGGGGGTGGCAGTGTCCGCGCTGTGAAACCGATGTGCCGGTCTCGAGAGATCCGTCGACGGAGACGTTCCGGTGGGAGTGTCCAACCGAGTCGTGTTTGTCGGTCGGATTTGGCTTTTCATCGCGGCGAAAGGCCCGGATTGCACTCCGTGAATATCACGAGCGGTATCAAGAAATATATCGATGAATGTCGATTTATCCCCCGTAGAGCGGTGCTGTAGCCGCTGACGTGTCTGTCGGCGCTGTCATCGCAGCCGGTGCGGATTCGCTCGACTCGGTGGTTGTCTCGTTCGACCCTGTGTCGGTCTCCTCGATCACGTATCGCTGGCCGAACATCGGATCGAGGAGGCTATCGACTTCGCCGCGGTCGTCTCGCAAGACAGGCGCGTCGTCGGTGTCAGGAGCCGCCATCCGATTGTCGATTGCAGCCGAGAGGTCCACGCTGAGGTCGCGCTCGTCGTTTCGCTCGACGAGGTCTGCAACCGAGAGGTCTCGTGGCTCGTTCGAGGCGACGATTTGAATATTCTGGATGGCACTCGAGTCCGAGGTCCGGAAGCTCTCGAGGTCGTCGAACGACGCCTCCATCGTTCGATACTGGGCGTGATAGAACTCGGCGGCAGCGCCACTCGGTGCGGCGATGACGTTCGCATGGAGCATGCCGTTGTCGGCCAGCCGATCCGACGCGAGGTCCATGAACTCCTCGGTCGTGAGGTGGAACGGAACCTGATCCTGTTTGTAGGCGTCGAGGACGATCAGGTCGTAAGTCTCATCAGTTCGCTCGAGGAACTGGCGGCCGTCTTCGGTGTAGACGGTCACGTCGTCGCGCTCGAGGCCGAAGTACTCCTCAGCAGCATCGGTGACGTCGGGATCGAGTTCGACGACGTCGATGTCAGCGTCGTACTGTTCTGCGAAGTCCTGCGGGCCGGTGTAGCCACCGCCGCCGATGAACAACACGCGGTCGACGTCATCCACGCCGTCGGCCATGAGCATCGGCAGGTGGAAGTACTTCGTGTAGGTGAAGACGTGGCGATCAGGGTCCTCGAGGTCAATCGCGCTGTGGCGAGCGCCGTCTAAGTACATTGTTCGTTCGCTTCCGCTGTCGACGATCTCGAGTTGCTGGTGGGCAGTGCCGGTTTCGTAGACGATGTCGCCGCGGTGGTCGAAATCGACGGGTGCGCCGCCGGCCGCGCCGACGAGCAACAGGACGACAATCACGCTCGCAACGGTTGGCTTTCGTGGCGGTGTCGGGCCGGTGAGTGCGAGTGCCGTTCCGACGAGGATGAGGCCGAACAGCAGTCCGATCTGGCTGACGGTAAGGACGGGAATCAGGAAGAACGTCGTCGCACCCGAGCCGATGATGCTGCCAATCGTTCCGAGTGCGTAGACGTGGCCGGAGGCCTCGCCGGTTCCCTCTTTTGTCGAGAGTTCGGCCGCGTAGGGGCTGATAAAGCCAAGCAGGTACGTCGGTGGGCCAAACAGGACGATGACCGCCGGGAGCGAGGCGTATCGCGGCGGCAGCGCCAGCACTGACGTATGTGTCAGCAACAGATCGCTCGCGTAGATGACGACGCCGATGTAGACCGCGGTTCCGAGCATCAGCCAGGACATTTCTCGGTTCGTGGCGAACGCCGCTCGTTTCCCACCTTGCCAGTAGCCAAGACTCAACGCCGCAAGACAGACCGTCAAAATGCCGCCGACGGTGTAAATATGGCTGCCGAACTGCGGCGCGACGATCCGGACCGCAAGGATCTCGAGGCCCATACTGGTGATTCCCGAGACGAATACCGCGAGTTCCGGCTTCGTCGGCCGGTACGCAACGGCACTCCGTATATCCATCACCTGTGTGAAACCGGTCCGGCGCTGAGTACTTGTCGCCTCGAGACGCACTGACCGGTCCTCTCTGTCCGCTGGACGCCGCGACCGCCTCACCTGGGGTCGTTAGTTCGTTGTAATAATTTCGATGACGTCACGGGATTCGACTTCGTAGTCCTTGCCGAGTTGGCGGTTCGACCGACAGTCAATGGCGTGGAGGAAGCCGTCGCCGATATCGGAGTGGAGGCTGTACGCGAAGTCCTCTGCGGTCGAGTTCGGCGGGATCAGATAACAATCCGGCAGGACTTCACCGCGTTCGTTCCCCAGTCCGTTTGCGCCGCCGGGGAACACCGGCGTCACGCCGAGGACGTCGAACAGCGCGGTCTCGAGGGCTGCCTGAACGCCCGTTGCGCCGTATTCCGAGAGGAAGTCCCGAATCTGCTCGAGGCCTTGTTCTTGCTCGCCTGAAACGTCACCCGAGATATCGAAGTCCGAATCGCCGGGTCGGTAGTCGAGGACGCCGGCTTTGTCGGCCGACTTCAGGGCTTTCTCGGCGTGGGCGCTACAGGGGACAATCGTCAGGTGCTCGTACGCCGGATCGGTCGTGATCTCCTCGTAGTTTTCCTGCGCTTCGGGCGTGTCCATCTTGTTCGCCGCGATGACCATCGGCTTGGTCTCCTTGCGGATCTCGCGGGCCAACTCGAGTCGGTCGTCGTCGTCCCATTCTTCGGGATCGAAGCCGATGTCAACGCGGCGGATCAGGAGTTTGATCTCGTCTTCGTTCGTTTTGAACGCGCTCATCTGCTCGGCGAGTTCCTCCTCAATGGCGTCGTCCTCGGTGGTGTAGCCCGACTCGTAGCGGTTGATCCCCTTTTTGAGGACATCGAGATACCACTGATCGAGTTCTTCCTCTAAGAAGGCGATATCGTCGCGTGGGTCGTGGCCCTCCGTGGCTTCGCCCTCGAGGTCGGTTTTCCCGGAGAAGTCGACGACGTGGACGAGGACGTCGGTTTCGTTCAGGTCGGAGAGGAACTGGTTGCCAAGGCCAGCGCCCTCGTGTGCGCCGGGGATGAGTCCGGCGACGTCGACGAGTTTCGTCGGGACGAATCTGGTGCCGTGGTCGCAGTAGCCGACGTTCGGGGTGCACTCCTCGTCGAACTCGGGGGCGGCACAGTCGACGCGGACGTACGCCTCGCCGACGCTTGGGTCAATGGTCGTGAACGGGTAGGCCCCTTCGGGGACGTCGTTCATCGTCGCGGCGTTGAAAAAGGATGACTTGCCGACAGAGGGTTTGCCGACGAGTCCGATCCGGTAACTCTGACTCATTATCCCGTCTGCGCGAGCGGCACCTAAACGGGTTTCTCTCCGCTTCCACAATGGTATGAATTCACACAACAGGGGAGTCAGGAGGGCACTCGAGTACTGAATCGAAGAACCGGGCCGAAAAGGACGCGACAGCAGAGGCGTCGCCGACCGCGACGCTACTCGGTGCTACTGGAGATCGCTCGCCAGCTCCAGCCGGCAAGCCCGAGCCAGACGAGCACGAGCACGCCGAACATGCCCCACTGCTGGGTCTGAGTCTCCGCAACGGGGGCGAAAATACTCACCAGCCCAGTCGCTTGCATCAACGCGATTGCGACGAGCAGGAGCCCAAAAATCGAGACGGCGGCGATCCCGAGCCAGTTTCTGGCCATCCACTGTCCCTCGCGCTCGGCCTCCTGCGTATCAGTAGTCGGCGTCTCCGTCGGCTCTTGGTCGGGACTGGACATGCTATGTCCTACAACAGACATCCGGGAAACGATTGCACCTGCAACTTCCGGCCACGGTATTCGTCCGTCTCACTCCTCGAGGACGGCCCCCAGCGCGTCCATCGTCTCGTCGACCCGCTCGAGGCGAGCGTTGTGTCCCATGTGACCAACTCGAAGGATGTCCTCGGCTTGGTCGCCGAGGCCGGTCGCGAGGACGATATCGTGCTCGTCGCGCATCACTTCCTGTAGCTCCACAGCGCGACCGTCGACCTCGAGTGCGGTGACGGTCGGCGAGGCGGCTGACTCGGTCGCATACGTCTCGAGGCCGATTTCCGCGGCGCGGTCGCGACACCGCGTTGCAGCCGCTTCGTGGCGCTCGAAGATGGTCTCGAGGCCCTCCTCGAGCAGCAGGTCGGTCGCGGTCTCGAGGCCGGTGACGTTCGCCGAGAGATGCGTGTAGGGGAACCACTCGTCGTCGGCCGCGGTCCGCCAGGGCTCGAGATTCGTATAGAGCGAGTTGGTCTCGGTGGCCTCGATACGGTCCCACGCGCGCTCGCTGATCGCACAGGTCGTCAGCCCCGGCGGCGCGCTGACACACTTCTGGCTCGCACCGAGACAGATGTCGATCCGATCCGTCGGGACCGGTGTGCCACCGAGCGAGGAGACAGCATCCACAATCGAGAGCACATCGTGGTCCTCGAGCACGTCCAGAATCGGCTCGAGGTCGTTTAACGTCCCGGTCGGCGTCTCGCAGTGGACCATCGTCGCCACGTCGATGGGGTCGCCGGTATCCGCCGCACGCTCGAGTTCGGCTGCGACGGCGTCGGGGTCGAGCGTCTCTCGCCACGACGACTCACACATGAGTGCCTCGCCGCCGTAGTCCTCGACGAATTCGCCGAACCCATCGCCGTAGAGTCCGTTCGAGAGACACAGAACGCGGTCGCCCGGCGAGAGCACCGACGCGATTGCAGCCTCGAGACCGAGAATGCCCTCACCGCCGAGGACGACGATATCCCGGTCGGTGTCGGGGTCGGAACTCGAGCCCTGCGGCTGGTCGGTGCTCGCTCCCGCGGCGTAGATTTGCTCGAGGTTGTCGGTCAGCGAGCGATAGATGTCGAAGAACTCGGGTTCGACGTCAGGGTTCGGCGTCGGCTCGGCCATTCGCTCTCGGACGGCGGCCGGGACGGCAGTCGGACCGGGAGTCATTCGGAGTCGGTCGTCGGTCATGGGCGCTACTCGGGGAGCCGTGGCGTTAAATCCCGACCTTCTCGCGTTTTGTGCGGAGGGTTCCACGAACGAACGGCGTCGCGGGAAACACGCCGAACGCGAGGCGTTCGATCTCGTCGACTGCGAATGCCTCGTGGCCGGCGAACAGCGAGACGGTGTCGCGATTCAGCTGACAGCCCCCAGCAGCGCGCTTCCAGACCGGGTTCAACACGTTCTGACCAGTCCCACGCCAGCCATCAGCCCGGACGTGCTCGAGGAATCGAAACTCACCGCCGGGGCGAAGCACGCGGGTGACTTCCGAGAGCGCGGCTTCGGGGTCTTGAACGGTACAGAAGACCATCCCGGAGATCACCACGTCGAAGGAATCGTCAGGGTAGGGAAGCGACTCGGCGCGGGCATCTCGCAGGTCCACCGCGAGTTCGGCGTCTCGAGCCGCTGTCACTGCCCGCTTGCGCATATGTGGGTCCGGCTCGATTGCGTGATACTCGAGTGTGTCAGTCGCTGCTCCCTCGGCGACGAAGGGAAACATCGCGCCGTTTCCGGCCCCGATCTCGAGGACGCGACCGGCTAGCCCGTTGGCGAGATACTCGCGGTGAGGGCCGAGCAACAGTCGCTGGGGAAGCCAGTCGTAGAGTGTGGCGAATCGGGGATGGGCGATGTCGTGGTCGGAATCGCCGTCGTGATCGGACCGGCTCGATCTGGTGGGTGCCGTCATAGTGCAAGTAACGGGAGAGAGGCAGGTAATCGTTTGCTCGGACTCAGCGAATCGTCTTCGGAATCCGCTCGAGGACGTCCGTCGCGACGACACCGGGACCGTAGTCGGCCGTCGCCAGTTCGCCGCTCTTACCGAGAATCCAGGCGGCCAGCTCCGCGGCCTCTTGACGGTCCAGTCCCTGCCCGAGCAGCGACGCCGTGATCCCGGCGAGCGTATCGCCCGTTCCGGCGACGGACAGCGCCGACGTTCCCGTCTCGTTCTCGAGGCGCTCGCCGTCGGCGACGATTTCGTCGACCGCGCCGGTCAGTGTGATGACCGCCCCTGTCTCCTCGGTGAACGTCTCGAGCGAGCCGTAGGCGTCGTAGATCGGGCCGTCTTCGGAGCCACTGGGCGTCAGAACGGCATTCGAGAGGTCGGCCTCGAGTGCGGGTTCGATTGCGAGTGCATCGACAACGACGGGACCCTCGAGCGTGTCAATCGCCTCGCAGATGGCGTCAGTGTCGGCGTCGACCAGTCCGGGGCCGATGACGAGCGCGTCGGCCCACTTGTCGAGGTCAGTGATGCGCTCGGTTGTCTCCGCGGTAAACGTCGTGCCCGCATAAGAACTCACGAGCAGGTTCGGTGAGTGACTCGCGACGATCTCGTAGATGTGCTCTGTCACCAGCGTCCGGACGTGGTCCGAGCCGGTTCGAAGCGCTGCCAGGCCGACGATGGCTGGCTGATTCGGGTAGTCGACACTGCCGCCGACGACGGCGACCCGGCCGTTGTCCGTCCCGGTCGCCTCGGAGACGTTCGAGAGTGTCCGCTGGAGTCGTCCCATACTCCCGGTGGCGGCGCGAGCCTGGTAGTTATTTGGCAGGCGTGGTCGTGCCGGTTGTCCACTGGTTCGCTGGTTCAGCCGTCATGTGCTACGTCACCATGTTACAGCTGGAGTTCGTCTAGGCAGCTATGTTCGACGATAGAACTGATGCCGGAACCCAACTCGGTGCGGATCTCAAGCGCCGCGGTGTCGAAGCCGATCTCGTCCTCGCGATCCCTCGCGGGGCGCTCCCCGTGGCACGACCGGTTGCGGACGCACTCGAGGCAGACCTCGACGTCGTCGTCGCACGGAAACTCGGCGCACCGGGCAATCCCGAACTGGCACTGGGCGCGGTCGCAAGCGACGGCAGTGTCTGGTACAACGACGACCTCATCGACCGACTCGGTGTCGACGACGAGACACTCGAGGCGATCCGAACGCGAGAAGCAGCGGCTGCTGCAGACAAACTCGAGACTTATCGTGACGAGTCCGGTGGTCCCACACTCGAGGGACAGCGCGTGCTCGTCGTCGATGACGGGGTTGCAACGGGAGCCACTGCAAGAGCGTGTCTGGAACAGGCTCGAAATGCAGATGCTGCGGCCGTTTCCCTGGCCGTGCCTGTCGGGCCACCGCAAGCGATAGCGGACCTCGAGGCGCTGGCTGATGCGGTGTACGCGCTTCGGGAGCCAGCCGACTTTCGGGCTGTCGGACAGTGGTACCGGGAGTTCGGCCAGGTCTCTGATGAGACTGCGATGGAGTACCTATCGTGACCGCCTCGAGTTCAGACGCCGTAGGTCTGGCCAATATCTGAATCGACGACCACGACCTCGTCGAACTCGAACCGTGCGCCTCCTGCCGCGCTGGCTGTTGCGCTAACGGTCCAGCCGTGGGCCTCGGCGATATCATGAACGATTGCCAGCCCGAAGCCCGTCCCGGTGCTCGCTGTCGTATAGCCGCGTTCGAACAGCATCTCCGTCTCGGCAGTCTCGGGAAAGCCAACACCGTCATCGACGACTGCAAAGCCGTTTCCAGTCCACTCGAGGCGGACGGTCAGCGGTGGGTCTGTGGCTGGCGCTGTCTCACCGGCGTCGTCGGAACGCTCGCCGTCGGTACCAGCACGCGCGGTCGACTGCGACTCCGGAATCCCGTGATCGACAGCGTTTCGGAACAGATTCTCGAGCAGGCGCTGGAGACGCTCGGGATCGGCATAGACTCGCCGTGTTGTCCCGACCTCGAGAGCGGCGTCGGCCGTCTCGACGGTGTCCCAGGCCTGTCTGGCGACGGCGCGCAAGTCGACTGGCTCCGGTGACTCGACGGACCGGCCCTGTAAGACGAACTCTCGAATTTCGTCGATTAGCCGGCTAATTCGCTCGAGCGAGCGCTCACAGGCTTCGATGGCCTCGCGGTCGTACTCCGTCTGCAAGACGTCAAGATAGCCCTGTGCGACGTTGACGGGGTTGCGAAGGTCGTGTGTCAACACCTCGGCGAACTCCGTGAGGCGCTCGTTGTGGCGCTCGAGTTCCTTGCGAGAGGTCACCCGGTCAGTGATATCGAGCGTGACGCCGACGACGCCGGCAACGCGGCCGTCCGTATCGTACCACGGTGCTTTCGTCGTCGCCGTATACAGTTCCTCGCCGGTGCCCGTTCTGGCAGCCTCGAGTCGGTCCGTAATCGTCGCTTCGCCGTCGATCACTCGGCGGTCGTCTGCGAGTGCCTCCTCGGCAAACGCCGTCGCGTAGAGGTCGAAATCCGTCTTGCCAACGATGTCCTCGGCGTGTGGATGAACCTTCCCCTCGCTGTTCTTGATGAACGCCTCGGGGTTGTTTCGCGTCATGTAGTCACTGACTCGGACGTGTCGACTCGCCCGATCCTTGAAGTAAATCGACAGCGGCAGGTTCTCGAGCAACGACTCGAGCATCGCCGCCTCGCGTTCCAGAGACTCGATCTGCCGTGCCCGTTCGGTATCCTCGATGACGGTTCCGACGAGTTCGTCGCCCGCGGGTCGCCACTGGATGTGAAACGTTCGGCGCTCGCCATCCCGACCTGCAATCGAAAACCGCATCTCCCGTGGCTGATCGAGCGTTGCCAATTCGTCTGCGACCTGCTCACGATGGGATGGCGTGACCAACTCGGTGAACGACCGCCCCTCGAGTGCGCTGGCGTCAGTTCCGAACAGTCGCGCGAGCGATGGCGTCGCGTAGGTGATGACGCCATCACGGACGAGACAGTGCCCGGCCCCACCAGCCGACGCCACGCGCTGTGCGCCTCGAGTGCGGTGATACTGATCGACGGCTGTGCGACACTCGTCGACGACCGTCTCGGGCGATTCAGTTCGGCGAACATAGGCCGTCGCGTCCACCTCGAACAGCGCCGCACCGACCGCGTCCTGTGGCTGCTCGCCAACGACGATCACGGGACACGCGTGCTCACGCGCCCGAACAGCCGCACAGACCTCGAGTCCGGTTTCATCCGGCAGATCGTATGCCGTGACGACGCCATCGAATCGCCCGTCTTCGAACCGGGCGATTGCCGCTGCGGCGTCGGGTACCGCCTCGAGTGTGAACTCAGTGGCAAGGTGCCGCTGGTGCTGTGATCGC
The Natronolimnobius baerhuensis DNA segment above includes these coding regions:
- a CDS encoding hybrid sensor histidine kinase/response regulator, with protein sequence MPTSDRLLIVGEPLPQRSQHQRHLATEFTLEAVPDAAAAIARFEDGRFDGVVTAYDLPDETGLEVCAAVRAREHACPVIVVGEQPQDAVGAALFEVDATAYVRRTESPETVVDECRTAVDQYHRTRGAQRVASAGGAGHCLVRDGVITYATPSLARLFGTDASALEGRSFTELVTPSHREQVADELATLDQPREMRFSIAGRDGERRTFHIQWRPAGDELVGTVIEDTERARQIESLEREAAMLESLLENLPLSIYFKDRASRHVRVSDYMTRNNPEAFIKNSEGKVHPHAEDIVGKTDFDLYATAFAEEALADDRRVIDGEATITDRLEAARTGTGEELYTATTKAPWYDTDGRVAGVVGVTLDITDRVTSRKELERHNERLTEFAEVLTHDLRNPVNVAQGYLDVLQTEYDREAIEACERSLERISRLIDEIREFVLQGRSVESPEPVDLRAVARQAWDTVETADAALEVGTTRRVYADPERLQRLLENLFRNAVDHGIPESQSTARAGTDGERSDDAGETAPATDPPLTVRLEWTGNGFAVVDDGVGFPETAETEMLFERGYTTASTGTGFGLAIVHDIAEAHGWTVSATASAAGGARFEFDEVVVVDSDIGQTYGV